The following DNA comes from Halorhabdus tiamatea SARL4B.
AGTCGGTCGGGCCGGACGAACCGCTGCCCGAACTCCCCGTCGCCCGCGCCGTCTGGAAGCCTGAACCGGACTTCGAGACCGCCATCGAGGCGTGGATCAAAGCCGGCGGCGCGCATCATACCGGCTACAGCCAGGCCGTGACGAACGAGCACCTCGAAGACTTCGCGTCGATGACCGATATCGAGCACCTCCACGTCGGCGCGGACACCGATATCGTCGAGGTCGAGACGAAACTCTCGTAGACGGAGACACAACCGGCCACCGACATGACCGCGGACGATTCGGGACTGACCCGTCCGACAGAGCCTCAATTCCAGCAGTCGCTGACAGAGGACGAAAACTGAATTAATAGAAAACAGATACGAGTGCCAAATCATAAGATGTCAGATGAAAGTTCGAACCCGCGTCAGCAAACGTCGCAGAGATCAACCCCAGCACTCGACCAGTTTCAGTGAAGCCCTAGAATTAAGAAGCGTACAGGAGCGTTCGCGGCAACTACCGATGCCGTGAATGCCGGTATGCAGGACCGGCCTCGATGCTCGCGAATGCGAAGAAATCGGGCTCGAGATTCCTCATGTGCAGTTATTTGAGTCGAGAAGTCGTCGGTGACCGATCGACGATATCACGTTGTGCGGACTCTCGTGGATGCTCGATTACTATCGACTTCTGAAAGAGACGGTCACCACAACGTAAAGATCTGCTCCAAAATTATTCAGCAAAGACGTGCGAATCGTGCACCCATATCGGTACATCCCTGGATGGTACTTGAAACAATATATCAAATTTAGTAGATTCATAGATTTCCGAGTGGTAGTGGGACTGAACTCGATGGCTTCCAACCCTTCGGCCTCGTCGATGTAGCCATCAGCGATCCATTGGCCGTCGATCGAACCAAAATCACGCTATGTAATCGGTCAGCACCCCATACTTGATCTCACTCGGAAGAATCTCGATGATGAATGTGCCATCCTCCACCCTAATTTCGCAATGAACAACGAACACAGAGAGCTGAGATTGCGACCATAACTGGGTTTGATACTGGATACAACATTCGTCTTTAGCTAAGACTCACACCTCGGTTGTATAGCGGTAGCGAATGTCTCTTGGAGTATCGGTCGTTGCTGGTGGATTTTCTGAGTGTCCTCGATCAACCGCTCCAGCAACGGCGGTGTAGAGTAGCCGAGGTACTCACCGAGTTCGTGGAGGATGAGCTGGGCGTGCGACCGGAAGGTCGCCGCCCAGCGTTCCGGCGGAAACACGATCTCATCGTCGGCCTGCTCGGTGACCAGATCCAACAGCTCACGACTCACCAGTAGCGACAGCAACGCCGCGTACAGCAGAATTCTCACGACATCCGGGTCGCTTGTGTCAAACTCGTCCAACTCGTACTGTAACTTGAGTTCACGGAACAGCGTCTCTACTTCCCATCGACACCGATACAGCGTTGCTAAGTCTAACGGTAGGAACTCTTCTCTCGGTAGATTCGTGATATAGAGGTGGTAGTCGTCGGCGTCCTCATCGCGGACGCCGACGACGCGGAGCCGCTTCGTATCTATAGTAATCTCCAGAAGTGTTTGCTCATATCTTTCTGCGCAATCCCGAAAACCAATGGACAGCACCGAGTTCCATCAGTTGAAGTGACAAACACTTCCAGATTCTACTATAGCAACTCCTCAACCGCCTCACGAGTCGGCAAGGGTGCCATCGCTCCAGTGTCGGTCGTTGCCAACGCCCCGACAGCGTTACCGAATCTAATCGCTGCGTCGAAAGACTTCTCCTCCAGTAGTGCCGTGATGACGCCGGCGGTGAACGCGTCGCCAGCGCCGGTAGTCTCGACGACATCGACATCAAGGGTAGGTTGTTTGGTTTCGGCGGCCCCCCACGGCGGATCGGCAGTTGCCAGGCCGTACGTTTCGTCCCCGCCCTGCGTGAGGAAGACCGTATGCGGACCGTACGTCGTCAGTTCCTCAGCGACGGACTCGATGGATGCCCCTTCCGTCTTCCAGAGGATCGAAAGGTCCTCGCGATCGGTCTTGACCACGTCGGCGAGTTCAAGCGCCGACCGTAACGTCGGTTCGAGATCTGCGGGGTCGGGCCAGAGATCCTCGCGGGTGTTCGGATCGAACGAGACAGTACAGCCTGCCTCACCGGCCCGCTCGGCTAGGTCAAGCATCGCCGTCCGAGCGGGTTCCTCGCACAACATGACACCGCCGAAGTGGACCCATTCGAGGTTGGACAGTGTCTCGTCGGGGACCGTCCCGGATTCCATTGCCATTGTCGCCGTCCCTTCTTTGTAGAACACGAACGATTGATCGGCCGCAGGATCGTCACCGACGAGGGTATGCGCTGTCTTCCGAGTGCTGTCGAGTTCAAGGAATCGATCGGGTATGCCTTGGTCGGTCAATGCCTCTTTGAGATGCCGGCCGAAGGGGTCCGCGCCGAGTCGCGTCCAGAGGTACGGTGCGGCGCCGAGGCGCGTCATCGCGACCGCAAGATTCGCCGGTGCGCCACCGGCGCGTCGCTCGAACATTTCGACGTCATCGAGAGGTCCCTCGGTCGTCGGGAACATGTCTATGAGTGCCTCACCGGCGATGAGTGCATTTTCAGTTTCCATGCGTGGAATGAAGTCACAAGAGATACTTTATCTTTGTCTTTGAATCGAAGGCTGTGCTTAAATGAGGATGGAATAGAGAGGTGGTGTTTTCGAAGTGTCTATGGCCGAAAACGCACGCCTCAACGGTACTATCGACCAGATCAACGTACCGTTTGGGGAGCGCGGAGCGCCACCGCGATTTTCTGATGAAGGTCGGTATTCAACTGCATCTTGCTGGATTATCGCTTTCGAATACTGTTTCGATTCTTGATTTATTCGGTGTCCAACGCGCTCGTTCAACCGTGCACAACTGGGTTCACAAGGCCGATCTACAGCCCGAAACTGGACGAAGTCCGGATCACGTTGCAGCCGATGAAACCGTGATCCGGCCTGACGATGAGAAGCATTCGTCTTTAGTTAAGCCTCACACCTCGGTTATGTAGCGGTAGCGAGTGTCTCTTGTAAGATCGGTCGTTGTTGGTGGATCTTCTGTGCGTCTTCCATCAACCGCTCTAACAGCGGCGGTGGCGAGTAGCCGAGCTACTCGCCGAGTTCCTGAAGGATGAGCTGGGCGTGGGACTGGAAGGTCGACGCTCAGCGTTCCGGCGGAAACCCGATCGGTGTCGATTACGAGTAATGGGTTACTACGCTGCCGGTCGGACAATGACTAGAACAGCGACTGAGCACGACAACGATCGGGTCCAACCTATTCTTTTACGCAAGGTTGACCAGATGGATCCAGTAGAGCTAAGAACTGTCCCGAGCCATGTGACAGACGATATGGCATGGTGACCGTAGCGAGGAAGGCTTAGACCCTGACGACTGTCCAGACAAGAGTTCCTTCCGCGTTGGGGAGTCGGTCGTGGACTCGGCACAGCTACGGACACTTTTGGATCCGAGACATTGTAAAATTCAAAGGCATATAAACGTTTCCCTTTAGTAATAAGCTCAGCTTTGAATATTGAAGTGGGAGAGTAATGTAGGCGGTAGCAAAAACGGATGATGCCGATCACGGACTTCTTGTCGTGTACATGCGTGGTCGGTGAGTTCGAATCGCTGTCACCGGCAATGAACCGGCGTGGCGGCTCCTCCTCGCTGGCGATCTCGACCACCGCCTCAGCAAGTTTGGTTGGGTCCTGCGGCTGCCCGCCGCCCTGATCTTTCTACCACTCAATTTGCTCTGCTCGGCGGTCAGCATAGTCGTCGATCGAGGGTCGGTAATCGGCATCGAGTCTTCAGAGGCGAGGGTGATGCGGAACATTCCGGGATCGACGACGGTTGTGTCGATATCGAAAGGCGCAATTTCGTCGTGTATTGCGTCTACTCACCCTCCGAGACCGAGCTTGGAGGCGGCGTAGGCTGAACTGAACGCGAACCAGACAGACCCGCACCCGCCGAAATCAATATGACGTGTCCAGAGTACCACGACACGTACTGGTTGGTCGACCGTGCGCAACACTTCTTCGATGCCGCCGTGGAAAACGGCTGGGACGACGAATTTGGCGGGTTCGTGTACAATTTCGACCGTGACGGAGCAGTGATCGCCGACGACAAGTACTACTGAAAACTCGCTGAAAGATTAGCTGCAGCCGCTCGTCTCGCAGAGACGACGGGCAATGAAACCTACTGGGAGTGTACGACCGGATCTGGACCTACGCGTGGAACAACATGGTGAATCAGAAGTACGGAAACTGGCACTTCAAGCTCACCCGCGATAACGATGTTCCCGACGACATCGACTCAACACCCGAGGTCAAAATTGGCTACCATCCGCTGGGGGCCTGCTACGACGTACTGCAAACTGTAGAGCAGTGACAGCTTCAGATTCGGACAGTGGCTCCCTTCACCGATTCGAGACAGTGCAAAGAAACCATTCTGCTATTCCGTATCTTCGCTGTCTGGTGCAGCCAGGTCTGTCGGGATTCGTCGTCTCCGCGATCAGAATAATCGACGACAGTGAACTCAGACGCCGAACGCCGTCACCGGATTCGCGATTCCTTGTACACGAGGACGGCCCAGATGATCCCGATGACGACCAAGACAAACCCCAGAATGATGCCGACGGCCATGAAAATGCCCGAGATCTCGTGCAACAGTTGCGTCTCCGGTGTCATCGGTCCCGCCCACACGTCGAGTCCGTAGCCGATGACGAAGTGGACAAGAGCGAACGCGATGACATACAGCACCCACGTGTACGTTTCGAGAAAGCGCTTCACCTTCCCGACTGTGTCACGGTCAGCCGATTGTTTCTCGATCGCGGTCGACGACTGGCCAAGTTCTCGAGGCATAGTTACTCGCCTCCGGTGGGTTCGCGGATCTGTCTGTCTGGACTAGGCGTCAACGCCACATCTTTGCAGCGGCAATTTACTGCGTGCCGTTCAATCATCGTTGAACACCTCCTGATCGGGTTCAATGTCTTCGAGGGGGTCGCTGTTCCAGTATTCGTGGGTTTCGTCCGTGCGGAAACACGCAACACCGTGGTCCGCGCTCTCGTCAATGTCCGGTACTTCTTCCGTACAGACTTCGCGGGCCTTTGGACACCGGGTGTGGAACGGACAGCCGCTCGGCGGGTCAATCGGGTCCGGAATGTCGATCTCGCGAATCGGCGGTTCCTCGGCGGGTTCTTGGTCGGGATCGATGTTCGTCGTCGACCACTTTAGGATCTTCGTATAGGGATGCTGTGAGTTCTGGATCATCTCTTCGGCAGGACCGATTTCGACGATTTTCCCGAGGTACATCACCCCAATGCGACCGCCGACCGTGCCGGCGAGATACCGGGCGTTCGAGAGGTTGTGACTGATAAAGAGGTACGAGGTGTTGAACAGATCCTGGAGCTCCAGCATGAGATCCATCATCTCGACACGGAGTGAGACGTCCAGAGCTGACACGGCTTCATCAGCAAGTATCATATCCGGATTCATAAATAGCGCACGAACAAGCGCGACCCGCTGTTTCTCACCGCCACTTAGCTGGTGTGGATAGCGTTCGGCGTAGTCTTCCGGCGGCGTCAGTCCGACGTATTCGAGCATCCCGTAAATCCTGGCGTGTCGATCCTTGTAACTGAGCTCGGATTGGGCCTGTTTAAGTGGGGTCTCCAGGATCTTCATGACAGTTCGGTTCGGATTGAGTGACTCTCCCGGGTCCTGGTGAATGATCTGGAGCGACTTTCGAATCTCGTTCCAAGACACGTCGTCGCGGTTGCCGTCTCGGACCTCCCAAATGTCGTCGTCTCGATACTTGACGCTGCCACCAGTGGGCCGCTGCACCCCGATCGCAGTTTTCCCCAGTGTGGTTTTCCCGCATCCCGATTCACCCACAAGGGCGACGACATCGTTCTCGTAGATGTCGAGATTTACTCCGTCGACCGCTTTCACTATACCCGGAGTGTCAAACAGGTTCGAAAGCCCTTGATTCTCTTCAAAGTGAACGCTGAGATCCTGCAGTGAGATAACTGGTTGTTCCGATTGCATTCCATAGACGCGTTCGCGAGTGCCGCTTTGATCTTCATCGTACGCAAGATGGATCTCGTCACGTGCTTCGTCGATGTGGAAGCACGCGGCGTCGTGATCGTTCTCGACCTGTACGAACTCCGGATGTTCTGCCCGGCACTCCTCGTCAGCGAACGGACAGCGCGGGTGGTATGAACATCCCGATGGTAAGTTGACAGGATCGGGACTCGATCCCGCGATGGTCGTCATCTCATCGAGTGGAGTGTCGAGATTCGGCACAGAATTCAGCAGTTCACGCGTGTACGGGTGCGCGGGATTTTTAATTACCTCTCGAGTCGGCCCCACCTCGACAAACTCGAACGCATAGAGGACGCCAAGACGATCCGCGAGTCCAGCGACAAGCGGTAGATCGTGTGTAATGAATGCCACAGTAAGGTCATATGTCTCCTGTAAATCCGAAATAAGACTCAAGATCGACCGCTGCATCAGCAAGTCGAGCGCAGCAGTCGGCTCGTCCATCACGATTACTTCGGGTTCGAGGACGAGACTCAGTGCGAGAAGCGCACGCTGTTGCATCCCGCCGCTTAGCTCGTGGGGATACGACTCCATCACGCGCTCGGGATCGAGATAGAGATCCGAGAGGAGTTGTCGTGCGTGTTCCATACCCGATTGCACGTCGTACTGGTGAGCGCGGAGCGTCTCCTCGAAGTGCGCGCAAATCTTCTGTACCGGATTGAACGAGCTCATCGCACCCTGGAACACCATCGAGATTTCTTTCCACCGGTAGCGTTTCAACTCCTCTGGCGTCGCATTCGCGAGGTTGATCGATTCTCCCGACTGCGGGTGATAGTGGACCTCACCGGAGAGCCGTCCCGGATCAACGACAGCGTTGAGGAGTGCCGACGCGAACATCGACTTGCCACTGCCGCTCTCACCGACGACGCCCAGCACCTCGTTGCGCTCGACGTCGATGGAGACGTCGTTGAGGACGCGAGACTCGCCACGTGCCATGTCGAAAGACACTCTCACATCCCGGGCTTCGAGAATAGGGTCGGTCACTGATCCCGCCGTATTCGTCACTTGCCGGTCCTGTTCGGTCAGCGTCTGGTCGGATTGGATTCCGTTTTTACTCATTTGTTTTCCTCCATTGTCGTCTATTCGTATTCTTCCGGAGTCTCTGCACGGACGCGGACATTCACGACTCGATCGAGTCCTTGGGCTAGCATGATGAGCCCCCAGGAGAACAGAACAATCGTTGCGAGCGGGAATGCGATCGTGTAGAATATTCGTGGCGTCGTGACTGCCCCGGACTCGTATGCGAGATTGAGCATGACGCCCCAGTTGACAGTCGTGTAGGGCAACACGCCCAGAAAGTAAAGCGCGACCGCATTGAAGATGACCGCTCGTCCCGCCATTACCAGATTGACGAGGATGAGTGGCAGCAGTTGCGGCACGATGTCCGTCGCGAGAATTTTGCTTGTCGGGACACCCATGATTCGCGACGCTTCGACGTACGAGTCTTCACGGATCGTGAGCACTTGCGACCGAAGGGCTCGTGCTCCGCCGGCCCACGCGTTGATCGACACCAGAATTCCGACGATGAAGGCCCGCTGTGGTTCGAAAATAGAAGAGATGACGATAATGAGTGGAAGCGCCGGAAGCATCATAGCAATGTCAGTTATCGTCGTCATGACGCTGTCGACGCGTCCCCCCTTGTACCCGGCGGTAACTCCGACAATTGTCCCGACTCCCGTCGCGAAGATTGCACCACCTACCACCATCTCTAGCATCGTCGGGGTGGCGTGGACGAGCATCGCGAAGATACCCTGTCCGTACTGGGTTGTCCCGAAAGGATAGGTGAGAGACTGGAACGGTTCGACCCACTTGACACCGACAGTCATCGTCGGTTCCGGGTAGACCCGAACGCCGACAGTCCCCAGGAGCACGAAGATACCGAGGACGAAGAGTCCGGTCTTGAACCGCCAGTCTTCCCAAGCTACCCTGAATGTATCGAAGCGTTTAGCGAACCACGTTCCAAGCCGATCGGAAGCCGTGACTTCCTCCTCGGACACCTCTGTGAGAGGAATTTCCGGCGTACCGCCGTCAGCCCGGGTCTCAGTAGGCTTCACTGGCATCACCTCCAGCACTGGCGCGAGGGTCAACTAAGCCGTAAGTTAGGTCCGCGACAGTGACCGCTATCACAATCGCAAGCGAGATGATCATGAACCCTGCCATCATTAGTGGATAGTCTGGTATGTCGATAGAAGCGAAGAAATAGTACCCAACTCCGGGATACTGGAATATTGTCTCGAGGATCACCGAACCACCTAAGACGCCGGCAATCTGAATGACGAATCCAGTATAGATCGGAAGGATGGCGTTGTGAGCGACGTACCGTAGCGCGA
Coding sequences within:
- a CDS encoding ABC transporter permease, with product MKPTETRADGGTPEIPLTEVSEEEVTASDRLGTWFAKRFDTFRVAWEDWRFKTGLFVLGIFVLLGTVGVRVYPEPTMTVGVKWVEPFQSLTYPFGTTQYGQGIFAMLVHATPTMLEMVVGGAIFATGVGTIVGVTAGYKGGRVDSVMTTITDIAMMLPALPLIIVISSIFEPQRAFIVGILVSINAWAGGARALRSQVLTIREDSYVEASRIMGVPTSKILATDIVPQLLPLILVNLVMAGRAVIFNAVALYFLGVLPYTTVNWGVMLNLAYESGAVTTPRIFYTIAFPLATIVLFSWGLIMLAQGLDRVVNVRVRAETPEEYE
- a CDS encoding AGE family epimerase/isomerase, which translates into the protein MTCPEYHDTYWLVDRAQHFFDAAVENGWDDEFGGFVYNFDRDGAVIADDKYY
- a CDS encoding N-acylglucosamine 2-epimerase, with protein sequence MVNQKYGNWHFKLTRDNDVPDDIDSTPEVKIGYHPLGACYDVLQTVEQ
- a CDS encoding carbohydrate kinase family protein, translated to METENALIAGEALIDMFPTTEGPLDDVEMFERRAGGAPANLAVAMTRLGAAPYLWTRLGADPFGRHLKEALTDQGIPDRFLELDSTRKTAHTLVGDDPAADQSFVFYKEGTATMAMESGTVPDETLSNLEWVHFGGVMLCEEPARTAMLDLAERAGEAGCTVSFDPNTREDLWPDPADLEPTLRSALELADVVKTDREDLSILWKTEGASIESVAEELTTYGPHTVFLTQGGDETYGLATADPPWGAAETKQPTLDVDVVETTGAGDAFTAGVITALLEEKSFDAAIRFGNAVGALATTDTGAMAPLPTREAVEELL
- a CDS encoding ABC transporter ATP-binding protein — its product is MSKNGIQSDQTLTEQDRQVTNTAGSVTDPILEARDVRVSFDMARGESRVLNDVSIDVERNEVLGVVGESGSGKSMFASALLNAVVDPGRLSGEVHYHPQSGESINLANATPEELKRYRWKEISMVFQGAMSSFNPVQKICAHFEETLRAHQYDVQSGMEHARQLLSDLYLDPERVMESYPHELSGGMQQRALLALSLVLEPEVIVMDEPTAALDLLMQRSILSLISDLQETYDLTVAFITHDLPLVAGLADRLGVLYAFEFVEVGPTREVIKNPAHPYTRELLNSVPNLDTPLDEMTTIAGSSPDPVNLPSGCSYHPRCPFADEECRAEHPEFVQVENDHDAACFHIDEARDEIHLAYDEDQSGTRERVYGMQSEQPVISLQDLSVHFEENQGLSNLFDTPGIVKAVDGVNLDIYENDVVALVGESGCGKTTLGKTAIGVQRPTGGSVKYRDDDIWEVRDGNRDDVSWNEIRKSLQIIHQDPGESLNPNRTVMKILETPLKQAQSELSYKDRHARIYGMLEYVGLTPPEDYAERYPHQLSGGEKQRVALVRALFMNPDMILADEAVSALDVSLRVEMMDLMLELQDLFNTSYLFISHNLSNARYLAGTVGGRIGVMYLGKIVEIGPAEEMIQNSQHPYTKILKWSTTNIDPDQEPAEEPPIREIDIPDPIDPPSGCPFHTRCPKAREVCTEEVPDIDESADHGVACFRTDETHEYWNSDPLEDIEPDQEVFNDD